In Candidatus Polarisedimenticolia bacterium, a single genomic region encodes these proteins:
- a CDS encoding site-specific integrase, whose product MPHLSPQTLTQDEQRAILRATARNLRDHLIYSLAFGTGLRLAEIVGLDVGDVYTPDGKPRNRVRLRPEIAKNGTAGDVFLPDALLAKFRRFWRHKVTRREGLRPGDPLFCNQSRARISPRRVQFAFRTWQVKAGFDRLYPFHALRHTAVTNVYRASRDLFLAQRFARHVSPLTTTLYTHPSDQEMWEKVRRLSC is encoded by the coding sequence ATGCCCCACCTCAGCCCGCAGACTCTGACGCAAGACGAGCAGCGAGCAATCCTGCGTGCAACCGCCCGGAATCTCCGGGACCACCTGATCTACTCCCTGGCATTCGGAACTGGACTACGGCTGGCCGAGATTGTAGGACTCGACGTGGGCGATGTCTACACGCCTGATGGCAAGCCCCGGAACCGGGTACGCCTGCGGCCCGAGATCGCCAAGAACGGCACGGCAGGTGACGTGTTCCTGCCCGACGCCCTGCTGGCCAAGTTCCGGAGATTCTGGCGGCACAAGGTCACTAGGCGCGAGGGGCTACGGCCTGGGGATCCGCTCTTCTGCAATCAGAGCCGCGCCCGCATCTCACCCCGACGCGTCCAGTTCGCTTTCCGGACCTGGCAGGTGAAGGCGGGATTCGATCGGCTGTACCCCTTCCACGCGCTACGACACACGGCGGTCACGAACGTCTATCGGGCGTCGAGGGACCTGTTCCTGGCGCAGCGGTTCGCGAGGCATGTGTCGCCGCTCACGACGACGCTGTACACGCATCCATCGGATCAGGAGATGTGGGAAAAGGTCCGCAGGTTGTCCTGCTAG
- the mauJ gene encoding methylamine utilization protein MauJ, which yields MPWIPNFGLSLWQKGAGPKEYAASRGDHDIRRFVVHYALEDPATRRIGDSQVTLEANTQRNVEGTDQIKIPVRFERNEEGRLGAISFLPQVPSPNLAIATTYPLVMSTVSFWSSIMGIPIGIYGMTVLDEKHNAKYEARPQHAASERFWLPMGLQLGEHWHVILGLYREGKASPSPYFQFLMFFKVLEGFYERKTILIGSLKENLDRRGVEYREPPTRITKDMLLFALAPPEWASAWEGKSFGELYKYLDRTHRRRISHTFPKTEPSLNPDDWNDYHATVFLANLLDQVARDLIVSHLEQMVVKEKEA from the coding sequence ATGCCGTGGATTCCAAATTTCGGCCTATCCCTCTGGCAAAAGGGCGCAGGGCCAAAAGAGTACGCAGCCTCACGTGGAGACCATGATATTCGACGGTTTGTCGTGCATTACGCTCTGGAGGACCCAGCAACTAGGCGGATCGGAGACTCTCAGGTCACCCTAGAAGCAAACACACAGCGCAACGTGGAAGGAACGGATCAAATCAAAATCCCCGTGCGGTTTGAACGCAATGAGGAGGGCCGTCTCGGAGCGATATCATTCTTGCCTCAAGTGCCATCACCTAATCTAGCAATCGCGACAACATATCCGCTTGTGATGTCTACCGTGAGCTTTTGGTCGTCGATCATGGGTATCCCCATTGGGATCTATGGGATGACTGTGCTCGATGAGAAGCACAACGCGAAATATGAGGCGCGACCACAGCATGCCGCATCTGAACGGTTTTGGCTGCCAATGGGGTTGCAACTTGGAGAGCACTGGCACGTCATCCTGGGACTCTATCGGGAGGGGAAAGCGAGCCCGAGCCCATATTTCCAATTCCTCATGTTCTTCAAGGTACTCGAGGGATTCTACGAGAGAAAGACGATCTTGATTGGTTCACTCAAGGAGAACCTGGACAGGCGTGGAGTGGAGTACAGAGAGCCACCTACACGTATCACGAAGGACATGCTCCTTTTCGCGCTGGCACCACCAGAGTGGGCCTCTGCTTGGGAAGGGAAGTCCTTCGGTGAGCTGTACAAGTACCTCGACAGAACACATCGCCGACGGATCTCTCACACATTCCCGAAGACAGAGCCTTCGCTCAATCCCGATGACTGGAACGATTATCACGCGACAGTCTTCTTGGCGAACCTGTTGGACCAAGTTGCGAGGGATTTGATTGTGAGCCACCTCGAGCAGATGGTCGTCAAGGAGAAGGAGGCATGA
- a CDS encoding type II toxin-antitoxin system RelE/ParE family toxin, producing MEFAADADGESETRAVFDSLVRHEKASLHVAMQRLADFGRLQNDERFRTVTGSGLWEFRKNQHRFLGGFLPARRFVIAAYERKKKWKLRPETIQRALRIMNALRKTKEEQCLTVKA from the coding sequence GTGGAGTTCGCGGCCGACGCCGATGGCGAATCGGAGACGCGAGCAGTGTTCGATTCCCTGGTGCGTCATGAAAAGGCGTCGCTGCACGTGGCGATGCAAAGGTTGGCCGATTTCGGTCGACTACAAAACGATGAACGCTTCCGGACCGTCACAGGATCCGGGCTTTGGGAGTTCAGGAAGAACCAGCACCGCTTTCTCGGCGGGTTCTTGCCGGCCCGGCGGTTTGTCATCGCAGCTTATGAACGGAAAAAGAAATGGAAGCTGCGACCTGAAACGATTCAGAGAGCTTTACGGATCATGAACGCCTTACGCAAGACAAAGGAGGAGCAATGCCTCACGGTCAAGGCCTAG
- a CDS encoding CPXCG motif-containing cysteine-rich protein, producing MLDTEAEVACPYCGKTIVIGLDPGGGKAQECVEDCQVCCRPCRVRLSYDETGAAKVSVEVAQ from the coding sequence GTGCTCGACACCGAGGCCGAGGTCGCGTGCCCCTATTGCGGTAAGACGATCGTGATCGGCCTGGACCCTGGCGGAGGCAAAGCGCAGGAGTGCGTGGAGGATTGCCAGGTCTGCTGTCGGCCCTGCCGTGTGAGGTTGAGCTACGACGAGACTGGGGCTGCCAAGGTGTCGGTCGAAGTGGCGCAGTGA
- a CDS encoding DUF4823 domain-containing protein, which translates to MPLNMADYFTIRRVLPSCILRSHETPMEDTMVRRAGVVVGATFLTLSCATPVHQTTGQWAPGMAVVATPKVVLLDIADGQERGQEATTGSGQAMVGALRDRLMGHTIAVQTIQSVAIEQGYEEATRLGFDYMLRGVFTNWEDNATAWSGNPDRAEFAIELYSVPDKRLAGSASHKVQASGFTLLTGTPMRFIPELADNTLGRLFGWPTVE; encoded by the coding sequence TTGCCGCTGAACATGGCAGATTACTTTACCATCCGCCGCGTCCTGCCTTCGTGTATTCTTCGATCGCACGAAACCCCCATGGAGGACACAATGGTCCGTCGTGCTGGAGTGGTTGTCGGCGCGACATTTCTCACGCTCTCCTGCGCCACACCGGTCCATCAGACTACCGGTCAGTGGGCTCCAGGAATGGCGGTGGTCGCTACACCGAAGGTAGTACTTCTCGATATTGCTGACGGCCAAGAGCGCGGCCAGGAGGCAACGACGGGAAGCGGTCAGGCCATGGTCGGCGCACTGCGTGATCGCCTCATGGGTCACACCATCGCCGTTCAGACCATTCAGTCGGTAGCGATTGAGCAGGGCTACGAGGAAGCAACTCGGCTAGGCTTCGATTATATGCTTCGCGGGGTCTTCACGAATTGGGAGGACAATGCCACCGCTTGGAGCGGAAATCCAGATCGTGCCGAATTCGCGATCGAACTCTACAGCGTTCCGGACAAGCGTCTGGCGGGAAGCGCCAGCCACAAAGTGCAAGCCTCCGGATTCACCCTTCTGACCGGCACGCCGATGCGCTTCATCCCGGAGCTCGCAGACAACACTCTCGGAAGACTGTTCGGCTGGCCTACCGTGGAGTAG
- a CDS encoding helix-turn-helix transcriptional regulator: MPHGQGLEDLLADAEYRRTYQDEKLILEVTESISEAMKQADVSRAELAEALGKSRAFVTQILTGSRNLTLRTWAGALTALGFEARVSIARIAGIKRADFTYEMQPEVTPRIKSEIQCSAEFPNPPKRLRKNIAVAA; this comes from the coding sequence ATGCCTCACGGTCAAGGCCTAGAGGATCTGCTTGCCGATGCTGAGTATCGACGGACGTACCAGGACGAGAAGCTCATCCTGGAGGTCACGGAGTCGATTTCTGAGGCAATGAAGCAGGCTGATGTCTCGAGGGCCGAACTGGCGGAGGCGCTCGGCAAGAGCCGCGCCTTCGTTACACAGATTCTCACGGGATCCCGAAACCTGACGCTGCGCACATGGGCGGGGGCTCTCACCGCCCTTGGGTTCGAAGCCCGCGTCAGTATCGCCAGGATTGCCGGAATCAAACGAGCCGACTTTACCTACGAGATGCAGCCAGAGGTTACTCCTAGGATTAAGTCGGAGATCCAATGTTCGGCTGAATTCCCTAATCCCCCGAAGCGGCTTCGCAAAAACATAGCTGTGGCCGCGTAA
- a CDS encoding DUF5677 domain-containing protein — protein MIEKIWEEHHQPLVALYDLMADVGQALRKLPEGWQPRSAQKVVVLHLFVRAYKTTQAAYTLFSSGFAQDAQSLLRGLTEGVIDMFYILRKPGTRGRQFADYIVIGKRDWMRRMEKAFHEYPIPPHVMKKVEAEYTALLSRRPNYKGLTRSWSSEGIAERARDGNCKNLYFYYVLACQMLHTDPRSVHSYLRVGEGMDDGPSMPTTEERKTLEIAYVCLLDAFNASNGVFKWHRGDLVKEYKGRFRREFGDKASPARTQAIHRTAPGAVTTP, from the coding sequence TTGATTGAGAAGATCTGGGAAGAGCACCACCAGCCTCTGGTTGCTCTATACGACTTGATGGCGGATGTGGGACAAGCCTTGCGGAAACTCCCCGAGGGCTGGCAACCTCGTAGTGCGCAAAAGGTTGTGGTTCTTCATCTCTTCGTCCGCGCATACAAGACAACTCAGGCTGCCTACACACTGTTCTCGAGCGGGTTTGCTCAGGATGCGCAGAGTCTACTGAGAGGTCTCACCGAAGGTGTGATCGACATGTTCTACATCCTTCGGAAGCCGGGAACGCGTGGGCGCCAATTCGCCGACTACATCGTCATCGGCAAGCGTGACTGGATGAGACGAATGGAGAAGGCGTTCCATGAGTATCCTATTCCTCCGCACGTGATGAAGAAGGTTGAGGCGGAGTACACCGCTCTTCTCTCCAGGCGTCCGAACTATAAGGGGCTCACCAGGAGTTGGTCCTCAGAGGGCATAGCAGAGCGTGCCCGTGACGGGAATTGCAAGAACCTGTATTTCTATTATGTTCTCGCCTGCCAGATGCTGCACACCGATCCACGCTCAGTGCATTCCTATCTGCGCGTTGGAGAAGGAATGGATGACGGTCCCTCCATGCCAACCACCGAAGAGAGGAAGACTCTTGAGATTGCCTATGTCTGTCTCCTCGATGCATTCAACGCTTCTAATGGGGTTTTCAAGTGGCATAGAGGAGACTTGGTAAAGGAATACAAGGGGCGCTTCAGGCGAGAGTTTGGTGACAAGGCTAGTCCTGCACGGACACAAGCCATCCATCGCACCGCTCCTGGCGCGGTGACAACCCCCTAG